Proteins encoded within one genomic window of Amorphoplanes friuliensis DSM 7358:
- the fabI gene encoding enoyl-ACP reductase FabI, which yields MSGLLAGKRLLITGIITDASIAFSAAKIAQENGATVVLTGFGRMSLVERIAKRLPEPAPVIELDVTSQDDLDALAGKVREHVDGLDGVLHSIAFGPQSVLGGEFLNAGWADVAKALEVSTFSYKSLAMACVPMMGRGGSVVGLTFDATKAWPVYDWMGVAKAGLESASRYLALHLGKQGIRSNLVSAGPLRTMAAKSIPGFVQFEDAWAERAPLGWDLSDQEPTARAICALLSDWFPATTGEIVHVDGGYHALGA from the coding sequence GTGTCTGGACTGCTCGCCGGCAAGCGCCTGCTCATCACCGGCATCATCACCGACGCGTCGATCGCCTTCTCGGCGGCGAAGATCGCCCAGGAGAACGGAGCGACCGTCGTGCTCACCGGTTTCGGCCGGATGTCGCTGGTCGAGCGGATCGCCAAGCGGCTGCCGGAGCCCGCGCCGGTCATCGAGCTCGACGTGACCAGCCAGGACGACCTGGACGCGCTGGCGGGCAAGGTCCGCGAGCACGTCGACGGTCTCGACGGTGTGCTGCACTCGATCGCGTTCGGCCCGCAGAGTGTGCTCGGCGGTGAGTTCCTCAACGCCGGCTGGGCGGACGTCGCCAAGGCACTGGAGGTCTCGACCTTCTCGTACAAGTCGCTGGCCATGGCCTGCGTGCCGATGATGGGCCGTGGCGGCAGTGTCGTCGGGCTGACCTTCGACGCGACCAAGGCGTGGCCGGTCTACGACTGGATGGGCGTGGCCAAGGCCGGTCTCGAGTCGGCGTCGCGGTACCTGGCGCTGCACCTCGGCAAGCAGGGCATCCGCAGCAACCTGGTCTCGGCCGGGCCGCTGCGCACGATGGCGGCCAAGTCGATCCCGGGCTTCGTGCAGTTCGAGGACGCCTGGGCCGAGCGGGCGCCGCTGGGCTGGGACCTGAGCGACCAGGAGCCGACCGCACGGGCGATCTGCGCCCTGCTGTCCGACTGGTTCCCGGCCACGACGGGCGAGATCGTGCACGTCGACGGTGGGTATCACGCTCTGGGGGCATGA